The nucleotide window CGCCGACGCGCTGCCCGCCGGGTGGCAGCACGGCCCCGGCGGTCTCTACGTCCACGGCCCGACGCCCGGGCGGGTGCTCACCGTCGAGTTCGACGGGCCGCCCGAGGACCGGGACGCGCCGGTCACCGCGCAGGAGATCGAAGACAGCTTCCGGCGCGTGTCCGGCGCGGACGTCCGGGTGACCAAGCTCCACAGCGCGACGCGCTTCACCGACAACGCCCGGCAGGCGAGCACGTACCGCCGGGGCCGCGTGCTGCTGGCCGGGGACGCGGCGCACGTCCACTCCCCCTTCGGCGGGCAGGGCCTCAACCTCGGCATCGGCGACGCCGTCAACCTGGGCTGGAAGCTCGCCGCGACCGTCCACGGCTGGGCGCCCGACGGCCTGCTCGACACCTACACGACCGAACGGCACCCGATCGGCGAGTGGGTCCTCGAGTGGACCCGGGCGCAGGTCGCGCTGATGCGCGCCGACGTGCGGACCCAGGCGCTGCGCCGGGTCGTCGGCGACCTGCTGCACACCGGCGACGGCGCGACGTACCTCGCGAAGAAGCTCTCCGGCGTCCTGCACCGCTACCCGATCGAGGGCGAGCACGACCTCACCGGCCGCGCCGCGCCCGACTTCGCCTTCGCCGACGGCAGCAGGCTCGGCGAACACCTCCACGACGGCAAGGCGCTCCTGCTCGACCTCGCCGACGACGCGGGTTTGCGCGAGACGGCGAGCGGCTGGGCGGGGCGCGTGAACGTGCTGACGGCGAAGTGCGACAGCGAGCCGGCCCTGACGGGCGTGCTCGTCCGGCCGGACGGCCACATCGGCTGGGCACGCGAAGACGGTTCGACGGCCGACCTCGAAGCGGCCATGCACAGGTGGTTCGGCACACCCGCCTGACAGGATGGGCGGGTGATCGACCTCCACCCGCCGATCGAGCCCTACGACCACGGCATGCTGGACGTCGGCGACGGCCACCAGGTGTACTGGGAGACCTGCGGCAACCCGGACGGCAAGCCGGCGGTGGTGCTGCACGGCGGGCCCGGCCAGGGCTGCGCACCGGGCATCCGGCGGGCGTTCGACCCGGCCCGCTACCACGTCGTCCTGCTGGACCAGCGCGGCTGCGGCCGGAGCCGTCCGCACGCCGCCGACCCCGCGACGTCGTTGCGGCACAACACCACGGACCACCTCGTCGCCGACCTCGAACGGCTGCGGGAGCACCTCGGCATCGAACGCTGGCTGGTGCGGGGTGGCTCGTGGGGCGCGACGCTGGCGCTGGTGTACGCCGAGCGCTTCCCGCACCGCGTGACGGAGATCGTGGTCAGCTCGATCAGCACGACCCGCCGGTCGGAGCTCGACTGGCTGTACCGCGGGGCCGGCCGCTTCTTCCCGGAAGCGTGGCAGCGCTTCCGGGACGTCGCCGGGGACGACGACGTCGTGTCCGCCTACGCCCGGCTGATGGCCGACCCGGACCAGCGCGACCGCGCGGCCCTCGCGTGGGATGCCTGGGAGAGAACGGTTCTCTCGCTGGAACCGAGCGCCACCACCGAAGTCCACAGTGGACCGCCGGACGACGCGCTGCTGGCGTTCGTCCGGCTCACCACGCACTACTACGCGCACGCCGGCTGGCTCGAGGAGGGGGCGGTGATCCGCGACGCCGGGCGGCTGGCGGGCATCCCCGGCGTGCTCATCCACGGCCGGCTCGACCTCAGCTGCCCGGTGACGACGGCGTGGGAGCTGGCCGAGGCCTGGCCGGGCGCCGAACTCCTCGTCGACGACCGGTCCGGGCACGGCGCCAGTGACGTCAAGCGGGCCTGGCTGCTCGCCGCGCTGGACCGGTTCGCCGGCTAAGGGAGCGCCTCGGCCACCGTCGCCAACAGGCCGTACAGCCAGCCGAAAGCCAGCCGTCGCAGGGTCGGCGCCCGGCCCGTTCTCGGGTCCGCGCAGCGCAGGCCGACGAGCAGCCTGCCGATCGTGGCGCCCCACCACCGCTGCAGGAACACGCGGTGCACGAAGGAGGTCGCGATGTAGACCACGAACAACGTGATCGTGTAGGCGACCCCCGAACCCGGGTCGACCACCGCGGCGGCCACGGCCGCGACCAGGAAGTGCAGCACGACGTCCACGAACACCGCCGGAACGCGCTGCAACCACCACGCCCGCCGGATCGGGCCCGTGCGCAGCAGGCGGCGGCGCACCGGCCAGGGGATGTCGTGCGCGTCGTCCAGGGTGGGATCGGTCTCCATGCCCTTCCCACGCCCGAACCCGGGGTTCGGTTGCTCACTTCTCCGCGGCCAGTTGCACCGCCACGTCGATGATCATGTCCTCCTGGCCGCCCACCAGCGCCAGCTCGCCGCATCGGCGCAGGATCGCCTGCGCCGGAACGCCGTAGCGCTCCGCCGCGCGCTCGGCGTGCAGCAGGAAGCTCGAATACACCCCCGCCCAGCCCTGGACGATCGCGTTCCGGTCCATCTTCGGCCAGCGGTGCAGGTACGGGCGGACGACCTCCTCGGCCGCGTCCAGCAGGCCCCCGACGTCCAGGCCCGTGTCGACGTCCAGTCGGTCGAACACCGCCGCCAGTACCTCCGTCGGCGAGTTGCCGGCGCCCGCGCCGAGCGCGCACAGCGAGCCGTCGATGTACCGGACGCCCGCTTCGTAGGCCAGGACCGAGTTGGCGACGCCGAGCGAGAGGTTCTGGTGCCCGTGGTAGCCGACCCACGCCGTGTCGCCGACCTCGGCGACCAGCGCTTCGAAGCGGGCGCGGGCCTCGTGCATCAGCAGCGCGCCCGCCGAGTCGGTCACGTACGCCGCCTGGCAGCCCGCGTCGACCATGATCCGGGCCTGCTTCGCCAGGTCCTCCGGCGGCGTCCGGTGCGCCATCATGAGGAACCCGGCGGTCTCCATGCCGAGCTCCCGCGCCAGCCCGAAGTGCTGCGGCGAGACGTCGGCTTCGGTGCAGTGCGTCGCCACCCGGACCATCTCCGCACCCGCGTCGAAGGCCCGCTGCAGGTCCTCGGCGGTGCCGATGCCGGGCACCAGCAGTACCGCGATCTTCGCCTGCTTCGCCTCTTCGCGCGCCGCGGCGATGAGCTTCAGCTCGTCGACGGCGGAGAAGCCGTAGGTGAACGACGAGCCGCCGAGGCCGTCGCCGTGGGTCACCTCGATGACCTCGACGCCCGCCCGGTCGAGCGCGCGCACGGTGTCCCGCACCTGCTGCTCGGTGAAGCGGTGGGCCATCGCGTGGCTGCCGTCGCGCAGGGTCGTGTCAACGATCCGGACGTCGTGGCGCAGCTCCGGTCGGGTCATGCCGACACCTCCTGCTTCGCGCCCGCCATGAGCTCGCCGACCCGGGCGGCCGCGGCGGTCATGATGTCGAGGTTCCCGGCGTACTCGGGCAGGTAGTCGCCGTTGCCGCGGACCTCCAGGAAGATCCCGACCCGCGCGTTGCCGTCCCAGTCCTCCCGCGCGTCGTCGAACTGCGGATCCGCCCGGAGCGTGTACCCCGGCACGTACTCGCGGACGTCGGCGGCCATTGCGTGGATCGAGGCGGTGATCGCGTCGCGGTCGGCGTCGGCCGGGATCGCGCAGAACACCGTGTCCCGCATGATCATCGGCGGCTCGACCGGGTTGAGGATGATGATCGCCTTGCCGCGCCCGGCCCCGCCGATCTCGGCGACCGCCTGCGACGTCGTGCGCGTGAACTCGTCGATGTTCGCCCGCGTCCCCAGCCCGGCGCTGCGGGAAGCCACCGAAGCGACGATCTCCGCGTACGGCACCGGGACCACCCGGGAAACGGCGTGCACCATCGGGATCGTCGCCTGGCCGCCGCAGGTGATCATCGAGACGTTGGGGGCGTCGAGGTGCATGCCGAGGTTCACCGGCGGGCACACCATCGGGCCCAGGTGCGCCGGGGTCAGGTCGATCGCCTGGATGCCGGCCGCCTCGTACCGCGGGGCGTTCGCGGCGTGCGCCTTCGCCGACGTCGCCTCGAACACCAGTTCCGGCAGGGGGTCCTGGCGCAGCAGCCAGTCGACGCCCTCCGCGGAGGCCGCGATCCCCTGCGCGCGGGCACGCTCGAGGCCGTCCGACTCGACCACGCCGACCACGTAGCCGACTTCGATCACTTCACTGCGTCGCAGCTTCGCCAGCAAATCGGTGCCGATGTTGCCGGGGCCGACGATCGCCGCCATCACGGGAGCCATGGTCCGACCGTCGCACCGCGGCGCGGGCGGGCGACAGCCGGACGTTCCGTTCACCGGAACGCCCGCTCGGGCGAACGGCGGCCGGCGCCGAGGATGCCGAGCGCGGCGACGGCGGCGGCCACTCCCCCGCAGGTCATCACGGCCGGCACCGACACGGCGTCCACCACGAGGCCGCCGGCCAGCGCCCCAGCCGAGATCGTGGCCTGGAAGGACGCCGTGAACAGCACGGTGGCCGCTTCGGGCGCGTCCGGTGCTTCGCGGGCGAACCAGGCCTGGGAGTACACCGGCACCGCGCCGTAGGCCACGCCCCACGCCACGAGGGTCACGAGCGCACCGATCGGCCCGGTGTGCGGCAGGACGCTCGCGGCGGCCGCGATCACCGCCGCCGCGAGCGCGAAGCCGGCCCGGTACCGCCCGGCCAGGAAGGTGCCCACGATCCCGGCCGCGCCGTAGGCCAGCAGGTAGCCGCTGAGCACCTCGGGCCGGACGACGTCCCGCAGCAGCGGCGTGACGTAGGTGTAGGTGCCGAAGTGGGCCAGGACGACCAGAAAGGTCACCAGAAGTCCACTTCGGACACCGCGGCGCCGCAGCAGTCCACTCAGGACGTTCAGCCGCGTGGCTGCTTCGGGCGGCAACGGCGGGGCGAGGGCAACGAGGGCGGCCGCCGTCCCGAGGCTCAGCACGCCGAGCACGCCGAACGCCGTCCGCCAGCCCGCGAGCTGCCCGACGAGGGTGCCGAGCGGGACGCCCAGCACCGAACCCAGCGGCACGGCGGCGAAGATCACCGAGGTCGCGCGGGCGGCGGCCGCCGTCCCGACGAGCCGGGGCGCCAGGCCGGCGCCGATCGACCAGAAGCCGCCGATGACGACGCCGACGAGGAACCGGGCGGCCAGCAGCACCCAGAACGCGGGCGCGGCGGCGGCGAGGAACCCCGCGAGCGCGAGCAGGACCAGCAGCCCGCCGAGCACCAGCCGCCGGTCGAGCCGGCCGGCGGCGACCGTGACGACCGGCGCGGCGACGGCGGCGACGAAGCCGGGCACGGTCATGGTCCAGACGGCGGTCCCGGCCGAGACGCCGAAGCCGGCCGCGATCGGCGTCAGCAGCCCGATCGGCAGGATTTCGGTGGTGACGATGGCGAAGATCCCGACGGTGACGGCGAAGACGGCGGGCCAGCGGGGTGCGGGGGCGTTCATGAGGCCCAGTGAACCGGCGGCGGATCGTCGTGGCCGGCAGGTTTGCGACGGCTTGATCGCGATCCCGGGTCATGGCGGATTCCCGCCGGTTTGATCGACTCGGGATCGGGGCAGTTCGGAGAAGCACCCGATCGAGGAGGTTGCGATGGCCGACCGGCGTTGGCACTTCATCCCCGCCACGGTTTCGCTGTGCTGGCTCTACCTGGGCGTGGGGGCGATCCTGCTCGTCTCGAGCATCCTCACCCTGACCGGCACCGAGGGCCGGGCGCCCGTCCTGACGGTGATCGCGGCGGTGGCCGCCGTGGCGCTGATCGCCGTTTCCGTGGTGGGCCTGGCCCGGCCGAAACTGCGCGGCCGCTGACCGCCCGGGTCCCGCGGCGGCGCGGGACCCGGGCGGAATCCCTTACAGCTCCTGGTGATCCGCGTGGTCGACCCGCGCCTCGGGCACCGGACGGCCGTCGCTCACCCGGAAGTCGGTCACGTCGTCGAGCACGAACGTCGGCGTGCCCGCCACCTTGTCCGCGCGGCAGTGGTGCACGTCGGCGTCGGTCACGTCCCGCAGGACGTACGCCGGGCGCGTGTCCGGCTTGCCGAAGCGGACGTCCACGTTGTCCCAGCTGATCCCGCGGGCGTGGCGGACGAAGAAGCCGTACGCCGGGAGGGTGCCGAACATCGACGGCTCGGGGTAGGCCGTTTCCAGCTCCGGCGGGTTCGGCACCGCGTCGCCCGGGGTCAGGCCGCCCGCCAGGTGGTGGCGGATGCCGCTCAGCTTGACGTCTTCGATCGGGTGGCCCGGGATCCCCGCGAAACACGACGGGTAGCGCGGGTCCGCGTCGATCGTCGTGACGTCGCTGATGCTCACCCGGCGCAGGAACCCGGCCGGGCGGCCCGCCGGCCCGCGCAGCCGCGCGCCCAGCCGGAGGAACAGCGGCATCTGGACGTTGCGCATGGTCAGGTTGCTGATGGTGACGTCCTCGAGCCACCCGCCGTCGACGGTTTCCAGTGCCAGGCCGCGGCAGTGCTCGAAGACCACGTTGGAGATCGCGATGTTGCGGAAGCCGCCGTTGGATTCGGTGCCGAACTTGACGCGGCCGGTGCGGCCGTAGCCTGCCGTCTTGAACGTCCCGCCGACGAGCGTGCCGAGGTCGTACCCGCTGACGAAGCAGTTGTCGATGGTGACGTTTTCGGTGTCGCGCACCTGGTTGAGCGCGTAGGAGCTCTTGAGCACGATGGCGTCGTCGTTCGGGGAGTTCACGGTCGTGTTGGCGATCCGGACGTTCTTGCAGCAGTCGATGTTGATGCCGTCGCGGTTGGTGTCGATCACCACGCCGTCGATGCGGAAGTTGTCGACGCCGGTGGGGAGGATGCCGAAGTGGCCGCCGTTGACGATCGTGATGTCGCGGATCGCGACGTTGCGGCACCACTTGAGCGCGATCGCCTTGTTCCCGGCCAGCGGTGCCGATTCCGCGCTGCCGCCGGCGACCAGGCCCTGGCCGTCGATCGTGCCGGGTCCCTCGATGGTGACGTTCTCGAGGTTTTCGCCCCAGATCAGGCTGTTGTGCCAGTGGCTGTGCCCGAAGTCCTGGTACGGGTTGCCCGCGCCCGGTTCGGCGGCGTCGTACCCCCGGCCGCCGGCCGGGGCTGCGCCGAGGATCGTCGCGTTGGCCGCCAGGTACAGCGCGATGTTGCTCTTGAGGTGGATCGAGTAGCTCGCGTACCGCCCGGCCGGGAAGTACACGGTGCCGCCGCGGGCCGCGGCGGCGTCGATCGCGCGGTTGATCGCGGCCGTGTCGAGGGTGCGGCCGTCGCCTTTCGCTCCGAACTTCGTGACGTCGAAGAAGCGGCTTCCGAGCTCATCGGCGACCGCCGGAGATCCGACCAATGGCAGCGCCGCGCCGGCAGCGCCTGCGGCTCCCCAGACGACGGCACGGCGGCGGCTCAACGCTCTTCCCATGGGAACTCCCTTATCTCGCCATGGCGGAAGCCTGCGCTTCCGACGGCGGATCGGGAATGCGTCTTCAGCTAAGAGCAAATGGTCGGATGAGTCAAGCTCGTCCCCGCCCGCAGGCGGGGACGAGCCCGATCTTCAGCCGAGCACCTCGCGGACGGTGCCCGCGGCGACCGTCAGCCGGCCTTCGCGCATCGCGAAGCCCAGCCCCGGGTTCATCGCGACCGGCTGCCCCAGCTCGACGGTCAGCTCCGCGGCGTCGCCCGGCCGGACGACGGCGACACCCTCGGCGAGGGCGACCACCCCGACGACGTCGCTGGTGCGGAAGTGGAACTGCGGCCGGTAGTTCGCCGCGAACGGCGTCCGCCTGCCCCCTTCGGCGGCCGAGAGCACGTGGACGTCCGCGCGGAACCGCGTGTACGGCCGGACACTGCCGGGCAGGCAGACGACCTGGCCGCGCCGGACCTCGCCGCGCTTCACCCCGCGCAGCAGCACCGCGGCGTTGTCGCCGGCCTCGGCGCGGTCCATCGGCTTGCCGAACGTCTCGAGCCCGGTGGCCACGCTGGTCACCGCCGGGCCGAGCCCGATCACCTCGACCGCGTCGCCGACCGCGAGGGTGCCCTGCTCCACCGCGCCGGTCACGACGGTGCCGCGGCCGGTGATGGTGAGGACGTTCTCGATCGGCATCAGGAACGGCAGGTCGAGCCGCCGCGGCGGGATCGGCACGTGCTCGTCGACGGCGGCGAGCAGGTCGAGGATCCGCCGCGTCCACCGCGGGTCGCCCTCGAGCGCGCGCAGCCCCGACACACGGACCACGGGCACGGCGTCGCCGTCGAACCCGTAGCGGGTGAGCAGTTCGCGCACCTCGAGCTCGACGAGGTCGAGCAGTTCCTCGTCCTCGGCGACGTCGGCCTTGTTGAGCGCGACGACGAGGTGCTCGACCCCGATCCGGCGCGCCAGCACGACGTGCTCGCGGGTCTGCGGCATCGCGCCGTCCTGCGCCGAAACCACGAGCACCGCGCCGTCCAGCTGGGCCGCGCCGGTGATCATGTTCTTGACGTAGTCGGCGTGGCCGGGCATGTCGACGTGCGCGTAGTGCCGGGTCGGCGTCTCGTATTCGACGTGCGCGATGTTGATGGTGATGCCGCGCTCGATCTCCTCCGGCGCGCGGTCGATGCGGTCGAAGGCGACGTAGCTGGCCCCGCCTTGTTCGGCGAGGACCTTGGTGATGGCGGCGGTGAGGGTGGTCTTGCCGTGGTCGACGTGGCCCATCGTGCCGATGTTCAGGTGCGGCTTGGTCCGCACGTACTGCTGCTTGGTCATGGGTTTTCCCTGCGCTGGAAAGGAGAATGCGCGAAACCGGGCGGAGCGCGTCGACCCTCCCCCGGCGGTTTCGCGCCCAGGGCGGGGGAAATCGGGGAAGGGTCAGCTTCGAGCGCCGCTGTGTTCGACCGGAAGCGGCCGTGCCGGCAGGGCGCTCGGCAGGGACAAGCCTGCGAGCGTCGCGCTGTCGGACACGGGGAACATGACCGGAAGGGTGACACGGCCCGCTCGGCCGTGTCACGCCATTTTCCTGGTAGCCGGCGGTGAACCGGCGCTGGACGAACCGCGGCGGCTCGGCTTCGTCGATCAGCGCCACGGCCGCGTCTTCGACGGAGATGCGGCTGCGGCCGTCGGCGTCGAGCACCGGCTGGTCGCCGCCGAGCCGGAACCGGCCGGTGCGCTCGCCGGGGGCGATCTCCTCGCTCGGCCTCACCCCGCCGAGCGGGAGCGCATGATCAACGCCGCGACGAAGTACACGCAAGGCTTTCCGGTGCGGTTGGCGTAGGAATGCCCGACGTCGGCGGGAAAGTACACCGAATCCCCCGCCGCCAGGATGTACTCGGCGTCGCCGACACCGAGACACAACTCTCCCGACTCGACCGCGACGAACTCGTGGGATCCCGGTGCGTACGCCGGGAACGCGCCCGCGTCGCAGCCGGGTGGGAGGGTCGTGCGGATCCACTCGAAGTTGACGCCGGGGACGACCGGGGTCAACACCGTGCGGTGCCAGCCGCCGGGTTCGGCGATGTGGTCCTGCTCCGCCGCGCGGCGGACGATCACGCGGCCGGTCTCCAGGTCCGCCAGCAGCCGGGACACCGGCAGCCCGAGGCCGTCGGCGATCCGGGACAGCACCACGATCGTCGGCGTCTTCTCGCCGCGCTCGATGGCCGACAGCATGCTGACGCTGACCCCCGCTGCCTCCGCCAGTGCGCTCAACGCCAGCCCGCGGCCCGCGCGCAGGTCGTGGAGGTGGCGGCCGAGCGATGCCGGATCGATCATTCCTCTATAATAGCGTCCATGTCCACTATAGAGGAAGCCATGGAGGCGGACGCCGAGGGCATCGCCGCGGTCTTCGCGCCGTACGTCACCGACTCGGTGTTCACCTTCGAGACCACTCCGCCGACCGCGGCCGAGTGGCGCGCGAAGATCCGCGAGAACGCCTGGCCCTTCCTCGTGCTCGCCGAGGAGGGCGAGATCCGCGGCTACGCGCTGGCGACGCCGTGGCGGCCGAAGCCGGCGTACCGGTACTCGGTCGAGACGACGATCTACCTCGCGCCCGAGGCCGCGGGCCGGGGCCACGGGCGCCGGCTGCTCGACGAGCTGCTGAAGCGGTGCGCGGAAGCCGGGGCGCGGCAGGCGATCGCGGTCATCGTCGACTCCGGCAACCCGGCTTCGCGCAACCTCCACCGCGCGGCCGGCTTCACCGACGCGGGCGTGCTGCGCCGCGTCGGGTTCAAGCAGGACCGCTGGCTCGACACCGTGCTGATGCAGCGGGACCTGGGCTAACGCGACTTCGCCCGCAGGTGCAGCCGCTCGCCCTGCTTGCCGAACAGGCTGAGGATCTCCGCCGGACGGCCGTCGACCGCGCCGAACCAGTGCGGGAGGCGCGTGTCGAACTCCGCCGCCTCGCCCGGCCCGAGCGTCATGTCCCGGTCGGCCAGGATCAGGCGCAGCCGGCCCGACAGGACGTACAGCCACTCGTACCCCTCGTGGACCTGGGGATCGGGTTCGCCCGTCTCGGGCTCGAGGATCATCTTGAACGCCTGCGGCGCGCCCGGCTGGCGGGTCAGCGGCAGCACGGTCATCGCCGCGCCGTTGTGCCGCGGGATGCGGCGCGCGGTCATGCGGACCCGCGGGTCGCCGACCTCGGGCGCGCCCACCAGTTCGTCCAGCGGCACCTGGTGGGCTTTGGCGATCGGCAGCAGCAGCTCGAGGCTGGGTTTCCGCTGGCCGGACTCCAGCCGGGACAGCGTGCTCTTCGAGATGCCGGTCGCCGCCGACAGGTCGGCGAGGGTGACCCGGCGCTGCGTGCGGACCCGTTTGAGCCGGGGGCCGACCTCGGCCAGGGCCTGGGTGATCGCGTCCGTCATGCCTCCAGGAAACCCGCTTGTCCCGGAATCGGCAACATAAGTTGTCGGATCCGCGAAGCCGGGTTCAAGGTGGCGGCATGAACGAAAACAACAGCTTCGACGTCCTGGTGGTGGGTGGCGGCGCCGCGGGACTCAGCGCCGCCCTGATGCTCGGCCGGGCGCGGCGGCGCGTCGCGGTCGTCGACGGGGGCGCGCCACGCAACGCGCCGGCGTCCCACATGCACGGCTTCCTCTCCCGCGACGGCCTGCCGCCGTCGGAGCTCCTGCGGATCGGCCGCGAGGAACTCCGCGGCTACGGCGTGGAACTCCTCGAAGACCACGTGCTGAGCCTCGAACACGGCTTCACCGCCCGGCTGGCGGGCGGCCGGGCGCTGACCGCCCGGCGCGTCCTCGTCGCCACCGGCGTCCACGACGACCTGCCGGACATCCCCGGCCTGCGCGAAAGCTGGGGCACCGACGCGGTGACCTGCCCCTACTGCCACGGCTACGAAGTGCGCGACCAGCCGCTCGGGGTGCTCGGCACCGAACCCGCGAGCGTCGAGCACGCGCTGCTGGTCCGCCAGTGGTCGCCGGACGTCGTCTACTTCGCGCACACCACGCCGCTGTCCGAAGAGGACCGCGACCGGCTCGACGCGCGCGGGATCCGGGTCGTGCCGGGCGTCGTGACCGCGGTCCGGCGCGAGGACGGCCGTCTCACCGGCGTCGAGGTCGGGCCGCGGTTCGTGCCGCGGGCGGCGCTGTTCCTACGCAGCCGGACGGTTCCGCACGACGAGCTGCTGCGCGGACTCGGGTACGTCGAAGGCGACGTCGACCCGTCCGGGAAGACCGGCGTGCCCGGCGTGTGGGCGGCGGGGAACGTCGTCGACGCGCGGGCGACCGTGATCATCGCCGCGGCCCAGGGCGCGGCCGCCGCCGGGGCGCTGAACCACGACCTCGTCACCGAGGACGTCCGGCGGGCGGTCGACGCGCTCGGCGGCTTCTCCCCCGCCGCCGAGCGCGCGGCGGCCGGGGCGCGCTAGCTTCCGCTGCCTCGGCGTGCCAGGCTCGGCGGGTGCGTCCGACGCTGTACGAATTCGCCGGCGGCGACCCCGCGTTCCACGCGCTGGCCGCCGCCCACCACGAGCGCTGCCTGGCCGATCCGGAGCTGAACCACCCGTTCTCCAAGCAGGATCAGCACCCGCGGCACGTCGAGCGGCTCGCCTGGTACTGGGCCGAGGTGATGGGCGGCCCGCCGCGGTTCAGCCGCGAGTGCAGCGACCATTCGGCGATGCTGCGGATGCACGCCGGCAACGGCGACATGAGCGACCTCGGCCGCCGGTTCGTGGCCTGCTTCGTGCGGGCCGCGGACGACGCCGGCCTGCCCGCC belongs to Amycolatopsis tolypomycina and includes:
- a CDS encoding group II truncated hemoglobin, with protein sequence MRPTLYEFAGGDPAFHALAAAHHERCLADPELNHPFSKQDQHPRHVERLAWYWAEVMGGPPRFSRECSDHSAMLRMHAGNGDMSDLGRRFVACFVRAADDAGLPADPEFRAALRSYMEWAVAEVLTYPGPPGEVPSGLAVPRWSWNGLQPV
- a CDS encoding NAD(P)/FAD-dependent oxidoreductase — encoded protein: MNENNSFDVLVVGGGAAGLSAALMLGRARRRVAVVDGGAPRNAPASHMHGFLSRDGLPPSELLRIGREELRGYGVELLEDHVLSLEHGFTARLAGGRALTARRVLVATGVHDDLPDIPGLRESWGTDAVTCPYCHGYEVRDQPLGVLGTEPASVEHALLVRQWSPDVVYFAHTTPLSEEDRDRLDARGIRVVPGVVTAVRREDGRLTGVEVGPRFVPRAALFLRSRTVPHDELLRGLGYVEGDVDPSGKTGVPGVWAAGNVVDARATVIIAAAQGAAAAGALNHDLVTEDVRRAVDALGGFSPAAERAAAGAR
- a CDS encoding helix-turn-helix domain-containing protein, giving the protein MTDAITQALAEVGPRLKRVRTQRRVTLADLSAATGISKSTLSRLESGQRKPSLELLLPIAKAHQVPLDELVGAPEVGDPRVRMTARRIPRHNGAAMTVLPLTRQPGAPQAFKMILEPETGEPDPQVHEGYEWLYVLSGRLRLILADRDMTLGPGEAAEFDTRLPHWFGAVDGRPAEILSLFGKQGERLHLRAKSR